The Arachis ipaensis cultivar K30076 chromosome B07, Araip1.1, whole genome shotgun sequence genome includes a window with the following:
- the LOC107607647 gene encoding uroporphyrinogen-III synthase, chloroplastic-like: MVISTTLLFFILELPLIEHAPGVDLDRLPSVLSDNVFDWIVITSPEAGSVFLEAWRAAGMPHVKIGVVGAGTASIFKEAMQSSKQLLDVAFAPSKATGKVLATELPKIGNKTTVLYPASEKASNEIEEGLSKRGFEVIRMNIYTTVPVQNVDQMVLKQALAAPVVTVASPSAIRAWKNLLSDSEWNNSVACIGETTAAMARRLGFRNVYYPTQPGLEG, from the exons ATGGTAATCTCAACAACA CTTCTGTTTTTCATATTGGAACTTCCTCTCATTGAGCACGCACCGGGAGTGGACTTAGATAGGCTTCCTTCTGTATTAAGTG ATAATGTGTTTGATTGGATTGTCATAACTTCCCCGGAAGCTGGTTCAGTCTTTCTAGAGGCATGGAG AGCTGCTGGGATGCCTCATGTCAAAATAGGCGTTGTTGGTGCCGGCACTGCAAGCATTTTCAAGGAAGCTATGCAGTCTTCAAAGCAATTGCTTGATGTTGCCTTCGCACCATCAAAAG CGACAGGAAAGGTTTTGGCTACAGAACTTCCAAAGATTGGAAATAAAACAACTGTTCTATACCCTGCTTCTGAAAAGGCCAGCAATGAGATTG AGGAAGGACTTTCCAAGCGTGGATTTGAGGTGATTAGGATGAATATATACACAACG GTGCCAGTTCAAAATGTAGACCAAATGGTTCTTAAGCAGGCACTTGCTGCCCCTGTTGTCACTGTAGCTTCACCATCTGCTATTCG TGCTTGGAAGAATCTTCTTTCTGATTCAGAGTGGAACAATTCTGTTGCATGCATTGGCGAGACGACTGCTGCAATGGCAAGAAGATTAGGATTCAGAAATGTGTACTACCCAACACAACCAGGCCTGGAAGGGTAA